ACCTCGCCCGCGTCGCCAGCGCCTTCTGTCGCCGCGACGTCTGAGCAGACCCTCCCCTCCGCGCGCCGACGCGTTCCTCCCTTCCCCAGCGGTCCCGGCCGCTCCTGGAGTTGCCCCGTGACGATCACCTTCCACTGGTTCCTGCCCACCAACGGCGACAGCCGCCACGTGGTCGGCGGCGGCCACGGCACGCCGGTCACCGCCGCCGGCGGCGACCGGCCGCCGACCGTCGGCTACCTGACCCAGATCGCCCGCGCTGCCGAGGACCTGGGCTTCGCCGGCGCGCTCACCCCCACCGGGGCCTGGTGCGAGGACGCCTGGCTGACCACCGCGATGGTCAGCCAGCACACCGAGCGGCTGAAGTTCCTGGTCGCCTTCCGTCCGGGGTTCGTCTCGCCCACCCTGGCCGCACAGATGAGCGCGACCTTCCAGCGGCAGACCGGTGGACGGCTGCTGCTGAACGTGGTCACCGGCGGCGAGAGCCGCGAGCAGCGGGCCTACGGCGACTTCCTGGACAAGGACGCGCGCTACGCGCGCACCGACGAGTTCCTGCAGATCGTCCGGGAACTGCTGGCGGGCGGGACGGCCGACCTGGCCGGCGCCCAGTTGCGGGTCGAGGAGGCCCGGCTGACCCGGCCGCCGGAGACCGCGCCGGAGATCTACTTCGGCGGCTCCTCCCCCGCCGCCGGATCGGTCGCGGCCCGCCGGGCGGACGTCTACCTGACCTGGGGCGAGCCGCCCGCCCAGGTGGCCGGGAAGATCGCCTGGATCCGCGGCCTCGCCGCCGCCGAGGGCCGCACCCTGCGCTTCGGCATCCGGCTGCACGTCATCACCCGGGACTCCGCCGACCAGGCGTGGGCCGAGGCCCGGCGGCTGCTCGACGGCTTCGACCCGGAGGTGGTCCGCTCGGTGCAGCAGGGGCTGGCGCTGAGCGAGTCCGAGGGCCAGCGCCGGATGCTGGCCCTGCACGGCGGCGGCCGGGACGGGCTGGAGATCCACCCCAACCTGTGGGCGGGCATCGGCCTGGTCCGGGGCGGCGCGGGCACCGCGCTGGTCGGCAGCCATACCGAGGTGGCGGAGCGCATCGCCGAGTACCACCGGCTGGGCATCGACGAGTTCATCCTCTCCGGCTACCCCCATCTGGAGGAGGCCTACTGGTTCGGCGAGGGCGTCCTCCCCCGCCTGGCCGCGGCCGGACTCTGGACCCACCCCGCCGCCCCCGCCGCCGTCCCGGCCCTCGGCGCCGCCCGCTGACCGGCGGCGGGTCCGCCGTTCGACCCGGTGGGCGGGCGGGCGACCGCCCGGGCGGCCACCATCGAGGCATGGACCGAGCCGTGCGGGAGTACATCGACGCCATCGCCCCGGAGTTCCGGCCGCTGTTCGACCGGCTGCACGGGCTGGTGCTCCGGGTGCGCCCGGACGCCGAACTGCTGCTGTCGTACGGGATGCCCTGCTACCGGGTCGGCCGGCGGCGGCTCCTCCTCGGCGTCTGGCAGCACGGGGTGTCGGTCTACGGCTGGAGCCGGAGCGGCGACGCCGGATTCACCGCCCGCCACCCCGGGCTGACGTCCGGTCGGGGCACCGTCCGGCTGCGGCCGGAGGACGCGGCGGAGATCCCGGACCAGGAGTTCCGGACGCTGTTCCAGGCCGTCTTCGACTTCGACGGCTGACGCGTCCGACAGGCAGCTCCGCCGGGGTGGTCCGGGGGCCGGGGCGCGCTCAGTTCTCCTGCGGCGGCCCGGACATGATCTGCCGCACCTCGATCGGCATGTTCAGCGGCGCCCCGCCGGGGCCGGGCGCGGCCGAGACCCGGGCCGCGAGCTCCACGGCCCGTTCCGGGCTCTCGCACTCCAGGATCCAGAAGCCGGCCAGGAACTCCTTGGTCTCCGGGAACGGGCCCTCGGTGACCACGGGGTCGCCGCCGGCCCGGGAGCGCACGATCCGCGCGGTCCCCGGCATGGCCAGCCCCTGGGCGTCGACCAGCTCGCCGCTCGCGGCGAGCTGCTGGTTGGTCTCCACCATGAAGGCGATGTGCGCCTTCACCTCGTCGGCCGTCCAGGTGTCGATCCCCGGGAAGTCGGCGGTCTTCTCACTGAACTGCATCAGCAGCATGTACTTCACGGCCGGGCTCCTCCTCGTTGCGGCGGCCTCACCGGCCGCTCTCACCCTGGACGAAGCATGAACCGCGATTTCGACATCGCCGTGCCGACGCGCCCGTGACCGCCGCCGACCGCTACCGCCGCCGACCGCTACCGGCGCGGCAGCTTCCAGCCCGGCCGCGGGAAGTGGCAGGTGTACCCCGCCGGGTAGCGCTCCAGGTAGTCCTGGTGCTCGGGCTCCGCCTGCCAGAAGTCGCCCAGCGGCTCGACCTCGGTGACCACCTTGCCCGGCCACAGTCCGCTGGCGTCCACGTCGGCGATGGTGTCCAGCGCCGTCTGCCGCTGCGCCTCGTCGGCGTAGTAGATCGCCGACCGGTAGCTCGCGCCGATGTCGTTGCCCTGCCGGTCCACCGTCGTCGGGTCGTGGATCTGGAAGAAGAACTCCAGCAGGTCGCGGTAGCCGGTGCGGGCGGGGTCGAACTCGATCTCGATCGCCTCGGCGTGCGAACCGTGGTTGCGGTAGGTGGCGTTCGGGGTGTCGCCGCCGCTGTACCCGACCCGGGTGCGGGTGACCCCGGGCAGCTTGCGGACCAGGTCCTGCATGCCCCAGAAGCAGCCGCCCGCGAGAACCGCCTTCTCGCTCTGTCCACTCATCGTCGCTTCTCCTTCATCGGTCTTCGTCCGTCCGGACAACCCGAACCATTGTCCGCCCTCCGGCGGCCTGCCGTCGCCGGTCAGCCGGCCGAGGTCACGGCCCGGAGCTGCTCGAAGGACTCGCGGATCAGCAGCCGCAACTCGCCCCCCTCGGGCCCGGCGATCCAGCGGGCGAAGGAGATCCGGAAGACGGCTGTCCCGGCCTCGGCCGCGAGGCCGGCCGCCGGCTCGGCGACGCCGCGCTCGCGCAGCGCCCCGGCCAGGGCGGCCGAGAGCGCGGCCAGCTTGATCAGCTCGCGCTCCTGCAGCTCCGCGTTGGCCGAGATCACGGTCTGCCGTCGGCGGACGCCCTCCTCGCGCTCCTGGAAGGAGGCTCCGGCGCTGTCGAGGGCCGCGGCCACCGCCTCGATCGGCGCGGTGCCGACGGGCGCGTCCAGGACGCTGCCGACGAGGAGTTCCTGGAGTTGGCGCGCGCCGTGGAAGAGGACCTCGCGCTTGTCGGCGAAGTGGCGGAAGAAGGTGCGCTCGGTGAGCCCGGCCCGCCTGGCGATCTCCGCGACCGTGGTCTGTTCGTACCCGCGCTCGATGTACAGCTCCAGTGCCGCCTGCTCCAGCCGGCCGCGCGCGTTGGGCTCCCATCGACTCATGGTCGGATTCTACGCGATGACAGTTACTGACATCGGGTGCTACGTTTGATGGCAGACACTGACATCACCAGTGGTCGATCATTCTGGAGGACTCCCATGCGTTTCTTCATCACCGGCGCGTCCGGCTGGATCGGCTCAGCCGTGGTTCCGGAGCTCGTCGAGGCGGGCCACCGGGTGGTCGGACTCGCCCGCTCCGACGCCTCCACCGCCGCGCTGCTCGCGGCCGGTGCCGAGGTCCGCCGCGGCACCATCGACGACCTGGACGTCCTGCGGAGCGCGGCCGCGGACTCGGACGGCGTGATCCACCTGGCGTTCAAGCACGACCTCGCCTTCAGCGGGGGCTTCGAGGCCGCCGCCGAGGCGGACCGGCTCGCCATCGAGACCTTCGGCGAGGCCCTGGCCGGGAGCGACCGGCCGTTCACCATCGCGTCCGGGGTGATCGGCCTGTCCCCGGGCCGGCTCGCGACCGAGGCGGACGGGCTGGCCGACGAACCGTCAGTGACGGCGCTGACCGGCGGACCCGAGCAGCGCCGCCGCAACGCCCTCGCCACCCTGGCCCTGGCCGACCGGGGCGTCCGCTCGTCGGTGCTGCGGTTCGCACCGACGGTCCACGGCGACGGCGACCACGGGTTCCTGGCGGCCCTGATCACCGTCGCCCGGGAGAAGGGCGTCTCCGGCTACGTCGGCGACGGCGCCAACCGCTGGCCGGCCGTCCACCGCTCGGACGCCGCGCAGCTGGTCCGGATGGCCGTGGAGCAGTCCCCGGCCGGCTCCACCCTGCACGCGGTGGCGGAGGAGGGCGTCCCGATCCGCGAGGTGGCCGAGGCGATCGGGCGGCGGCTCGGGCTGCCCGCGGTCTCCGTCCCCCCGGCGGAGGCGGCCGCGCACTTCGGCTGGCTCGGCGCCTTCATCGGGGCCGACAGTCCGGCGTCGAGCGCGCTGACCCGCGAGCTGACGGGGTGGAAGCCGACCGGCCCCGGCCTGGTCGAGGACCTGGAGCAGGGCCACTACTTCCGCGCCGGTTCGGCCTGACCCTCCGCCGGATCCCGGCTGCCGGGAACGGCACCGGGCTCCTCGGGCGGGCCCAGCAGCGCCAGGATGCCGTCGACGGCCCGGTCGAACCGGCCCGGGTCGTTGGCGGCCCGGGCCAGGACGTAGCCGCCCTGGGCGACGGCCGCGATCGCCGCGGCCGTGGCGAGCGGGTCGAGCGCGGCACTCAGCTCGCCCTGCCGCTGGCCAGCGGCTATCACCTCGGCCAGCCGCTGCTGGAGCCAGTCGAGGGTCTCCTCCAGCGGGTGCTGCAGCTCCGGCGCGGCCACGATCTCCGGGTCCTGGGCCAGCCCGCCGATGGGGCAGCCCCTGAGCACGTCCTGCCCGCGCCGCAGGTAGCCGGCTATCCGGCTGCGGGCGCTGCCGGGCGCACCGAGCTGCCGGTCGACCTCGGCGCGCAGCTCCTCCGCGGTGCGGCGGATGGCCGCCAGGGCCAGGTCGGACTTGCCCTGGAAGTGGTGGTACATGCTGCCCTGGCCGGCCCCGGCCCGCGCCTGGATCTCCCGGGGGCTGGTGCCGTCGTACCCGCGTTCCCAGAGGAGGGTGCGGGTGCTCTCGATGAGACGTTCCCGAGCGTCCATTCAACGACCGTATTCACTGGTGGGTGGAGGGGTCAACGCACTGCTCCGCGCGATCCGCGCCGAAGGCCCCGACCGGGTCGGTCGGGGCCTTCGGCGCGGATGGGAGGCGGTCATGCCTCGGCCTTGCGGGCCCGGTGGGCGGCCACGTAGTGGCGGTTGCCGCAGGCGGCCGCGGAGCACCAGCGGCGCCGGTGGCCGCGCGAGGTGTCGAGGTAGACCAGGTCGCAGGTCGGGCCTTCGCACTGGCGCATCGTGTCGCGCTCCGGGGAGCTGAGCAGTCGGATGGCGTCGTCGGCCACGGCGGCGAGCAGCTGGTCGAGCCGGATCGGCGTCCGCAGGTGGGCCCGGAGGCTGCCGTCGCTCTCCCGGGCCGCCTGCAGGACCGGGTTTCCGGCGGCGGCGATCCGGTTGAGCCGGGCGAGGTCCCGGCCCTCGGCCTGCTGCCCGCCCAGTTCGGTGTGGATGATGCGGTGCAGCAGCTCCCGGAGCGACCTGAAGTCCTCCAACCACCCCGGCACCCGGCCGAGTTCGTCCGCCCTGGGCACCAGGCCGGCGCCGTGCAGCCACTGGACCAGCCGGTCCGGGCTGTCGAGGCGTTCCACCGGGCTGTTCGAGAGCCGGGAACCCACGGTGGCGAGGAGGTCCAGGCAGGTACGTCCGGTGTCGAAGCGCTGCTCACTGCTGGCGGTCACGGCGGTCACTTCTTTCCTGAGGTCTTCCCCGGAGCGAGGGGCATGGCCAACAGTGTCGCAACGGCGCAGGTGGCCCAGACCAGCGACCAGGAGGCTCCGGCCAGCAGCGGCACCATCAGCGGGGCGAGGAAGCCGGCCGCGAAGACGGTGGTGTTCTCCAGGCCGAGGGCGGTTCCGGCGCGCTGGGCGCCGGCCATGTGCGCGATCTCGGTGTAGGCGACGCCGTGCCAGGCGTTGGCCAGGATGCCGGAGACGACCAGGGCCGCGACGATGGCGAAGGTGGGGGCGTGGGTCAGCACGGCGGAGGCGGCGAGGGCGATGGTGGCCCCGCCACCGACGACCCGGACGTAGGGGCGCCGGGTGCCCGGGTGCTTGTCGGTCCAGCGTCCGGACCAGACCCGGGCCGTGGCGCCGCCGATCTGGACCACGACGATCGCCATGGAGCTGACCACCAGGGCGGAGTGGTGGGTGTCGTGGAGGAAGACGCCGACGAAGGTGAGGATCGCGAACTGGGGGATGGTCAGCAGGCCGGAGGCCAGGGCGAGGCGCCAGATGCTCCGGTTCCGCAGCGGGGAGCCGACGGCCTCCTGGGCGGCGGCGGATCCTACGGCCGTGCCGAGCTCGTCCGGGGAGTGCATCCAGCGGTAGGCGGCAGCGGCGGCGACGAAGCAGAACAGCGCGAGGACCCCGTAGACGGCGCGGAACCCGTAGCTGACGGCGAGCCAGGGCAGCAGCGCCGACCCGATCGCGCCGCCGGCCGGGATGGCGGTCTGCCTCAGGCTCATGGCGAGGCCGCGCTGTCCGTCCTTGAACCAGGCCATCACCGCCCGTCCTGAGGAGCCGTTGACCGAGCCGCCGAGGACGCCGACCAGCAGCAGTCCGGCGCCGAGCATGCCCACGGCCGGGATGAAGCCGTTGTCGGGGACGTCGACCCCGGCCATCAGGCCGAGCACCAGGCCGGTGGCGATCAGGCCGGTCAGCAGGATCCGGCGCTCGCCGAACTTGTCGGTCCAGATGCCCCAGAGGACCTCCGACACCGCGATGCCCAGCGAGATCGCCGAGAGGACGATCCCGAGGGTGCCGTTGGACAGGTGGTAGGCGCCGAGCATGGCCGTCGAGGTGGTCGGGATCCCCTGGAAGGCGGCGGAGAAGGCCGCCTGCGAGGAGATGCCGATGCCGAGGATCACCCAGCGGTGCCGGGGGCCGAACCTGGAGGCCGGGGCCGGGGTCTGGGCCGGGGCGGACGCCGGGGTCCGCTGCGTGGTTGCGGGGTTGGCTTTGGTGACGGGGATCGCCACGTCGTGCTCCTTGGGAGGTCGAAGCGGGTGCGGTCCGAGCCGGGCGGCTCGTGTAAGGCTTTTGAGTACTTACCTAGAATGGCGGCCGCCCGCCGACTCCACAACCGGGCGTCGGCGGGCGGCAACAGCTGTTCGTCTTCCCCGAACCCGGTTTGCCGGGCAGCGGGCCTGACGGCGGATCAGAGGGTGGCGACCGGCTTCTCCCAGACCACCAGCAGCACGGCTCCGGAGGCGGAGCGCGGGGCGTGCACCGAGCCGGGCTCCATGACCAGCAGCGAGCCGGCCGGGTGGACCCCGCCGTCGGTCTCCAGCTGCCCCTCGAAGACGTAGATGATCTCGTAGCCCTCGTGCCGGTGCGGAACGGCCCCGGCTCCCGGCTCGTAGCGGACGATCCCGGCGGCCGGCCCGCCCTCGCCGGTCTCCTCGGTGGAGTACAGCCGGTGGATGCTCACCCCGGTCCGCCCGTCGGAGGTGATCGGCAGGAAGTCGAGGTCCTCGCTCCGCAGCCCGGTCGTGGCGAAGCTGCGGGCGACGAGCGGCAGGGACGAGGTCAGGGTCTCAACGGACATGGGCGGGGGCTCCTTCGGAGAACGGGACGGGGGCGAGGACGGCGACGGGTGCCGGTGCGGGGGCGGGGCGCGCCACTGCGGAGCGGCGGATCTTGCCGGACACCGTGCGCGGCAGGCGCTCGGTGAAGGAGATGCTGTGGATCCGCAGGTCCCTGGTGACCTGGGCGTCCACATGGGCGAGCAGTTCCTCGACCCGGGCCGGACGGCCGGGGACGAGCTCGACGACGGCGTGCGCGGCCAGGCCGAGGACCGGGTGCGGGCCGGGGACGACGGCGGCCGCCCGGACCGCCGGGTGCGTCTGCAGGACCGCTTCGAGCTCGTACGGCGAGACCCGGTGCCCGCCGGACTTGAACACGTCGTCCGACCTGCCGAGGATGCGGAGGTAGCCGTCGGGACCCTGCTCGGCGAGGTCGCCGGTGCGGTAGCTGCCGGTGCCGAGCGCCTGCCGGGTGCGGACCGGGTCGCCGTCGTACCCGGTCATCATGCCGACCGGACGGGCGGTCAGGTCCACGCAGACGGCGCCGTCGTCGAGGTGGATGTCCCAGCCCGGCAGCGGTCTGCCGAGCCAGCCGGGCCTGCGGGCCATGCCGGGCGTGGTGGCGATCAGGGCGGTGGTCTCGGTCTGCCCGTACCCGTCGCGCACCGCCACGTGCCAGGCGGACTCCACCGCGTCGCCGACTTCGGCCGGCAGCGGCTCCCCCGCACTGGTGGCCTCGCGGAGCCGGGGCGCGGCGGTCCCGAGGTCGCCGGCCATCCGGGCCCACACCGAGGGCGGGGCGCACACGCTGCTCACCCGGTGCCGTTCCAGCAGCCGGGGCAGGTCCCCGGGCTCCACCGCCTCCGGCGGCACGACCAGGGTCGCCTCGGCGCTGAACGGCACGAAGAAGCTGGACCAGGAGTGCTTCGCCCAGCCGGGGGCGGAGATGTTCAGGTGCCGGTCGCCGGGGACCAGGCCGTTGTAGTACAGCGAGGAGAGGTGCCCGATCGGGTAGGAGGCGTGGGTGTGGGTGACCAGCTTCGGCGCCGAGGTCGTGCCGGAGGTGAAGTAGGCGAAGGCGGTGTCGTCGGCCCGGGTCGGGCCGGCCGGGACGAAGCGGAGCGGCGCCCGGTGCGAGTCCCGGTAGTCGGCCCAGCCGGCCACCGGCTCCCCCACCGCGATCCGGGTGCCGAGCTCGACCCCGTCGAACAGGGCGGCCGAGCCGCTGCGCGCCAGCAGGTGGCGGACCCGGCCGCGGCCGATCCGGTCGGCGGCCTCGGCCCGGGTCAGCGAGGTGTAGGTGGGGATGACCACGGCCCCGAGCTTGAGGCAGGCGAGCAGCGTCTCCCAGAGCTCCGCCTGCTGGCCGAGCACCACCATGACCCGTTCGCCCCGGCCGACGCCGAGCCCGGCGAGCCAGTTGGCCACCTGGTCGGAGCGGGCCGACAGCTGCTGATAGGTGATCACCTCGGCCTGTCCGTCGGGTCCGACCAGCTCCAGCGCGGGCCGCCGGGAGCCGGCGGCGATCACGTCGAACCATTCGAGGGCCCAGTTGAAGGTCGCCGGGCGGGGCCAGCTGAAGGCCGCGCGGGCGGCGTCCAGGTCGCTGCGCAGTTCCAGCAGCAGGTCGCGCTGCCGGGCGAACAGGCTGTGCGCGGCGGTGCGGCGGTGCGCGTAGTAGTCGTCGTCGCGGAGGTCCTCGGCCTCGCCCCGGGTCATGACCGCGCTCCGGCACGGGCGAGTTCCGGGCGGGCCGCCGCCAGCGGGGCGAGCACGTCGGCGGCGATGGCGTCGGCGTCCCGGGTGAACTCGGTCCACGGTCCCGGGCGGGAGGAACCGACCTGCATGAACCAGCGCTGACCCTCCGTCGGGATGCCGAGGACGTGGAGTCCCTGGCCGATCCCGCCGTCCGCGCCGATAGGCCGGTAGGGCGCGGGGGTGACCGCGACGCCCGCGGTGTCGAAGGGGGTGTCGCCGGCGTGGTTGTTCCAGGAGGTCCAGTGGCCGTCCGCCACCAGTCGGCGGCTGAGCGGGGAGGTGTCGCGGGTGAGGTCGGGACCGGGGATGCGGGCGTCGATCAGCACCTCGGCGAGCCGGCGCGACCCCTGGACCTGCGGCGACTCGACCGCGAAGAGTCCGTGCTCCGGGTCCGCGGTGAACCGGGAGGAGGGGCCGACCACTTCGAGCAGTCCGGCGTCGATCAGCGCCAGGGTCTGCTGGAGCCGTTCCACCGGCGGCCCGGCGGCGAGGAAGGAGCTCAGCGGGGCGAACCAGCCGAGGAAGTCCTCGCGGTGCGAGTCGGCGGTCAGTCCGCCGTAGTCCACGGCGAGTCTGATGGTGCCGCGGACGTCGCGCAGCACGTCCGTCGCGGCCTTCAGCGGTCCGTGGAAGTTGCCCTCGCGGGCCAGGGCGATGTCGGTCTCCAGCAGCTCGGCCAGGGCCGTGGTGAACTCCTTGGGACCGGTGAAGTGCCTTCCGGCGAACGGCCGGGTCAGCCGGGGCGCGTCCAGCGGCGGCAGCGTGTCCAGGCCGAACCGGCAGGCCTGCCGCTGGGCGACGGCGCCGGCGCCGCGCGGGCCCTCGGCCTCGATCTCGGCGACCACCTGGGCGCGGAAGCTCTCCTCGCTGACGGCGCCGTAGCGGGCACGGAGCGCGGTGGCGTAGTAGACCAGCTGCAGCTCCGCGTCGAGCCAGGGCCAGACGTCGGCCCGGAAGTCCAGCGGCCCGGCGGCGCGCAGCCCGCGGATCCGCTCGGGGGTGAACAGCCGGGCGGTGTAGCGCCAGTCGGGTCCCTTCTGGTTCCGGCCCCGGGCCGGGAGCGGCACGCCCGAGCGGGAACCGGCGAGCAGCAGCGGCTCGCGTCCGGAGGGCAGGTAGCGCAGGCCGCCGTGCCCGTCGCCCGCGAACCGACCGCCACGGCCGATGGTTAGCGCGGACATGACATCATAGAAGGACAGTCCCATCCCCAGCACCGCGACCCTGGCGCCCGGCGCGACGGCGTCGAGCGGCATGTCGGCGGCGCTGTCGCCGCGGATGTAGCGCGCCTGCGGACGGTCGGCGGCGAAGGCGGCGAGCCGCGCCTGCTCGCCGGACAGGGTGGTCACCGGGTGACCGGTGGTCAGCACGACCCGGTCGGCGGCCAGTTCCTCCCCGGCGGCGAGCGTCACCCGCCAGCGCCCGCCGTCCCGGCGCACGGCCGTCACCTCGTCGGTGATCCTGCGCAGCTCCGAGCCGGGGGGCAGCGAGGCCTCGACCGCGTCGAGGTAGAAGCCGAGGTACTGGCCGTAGCGGGCGCGCGGGGCGTAGGCGTTCGGGCCCGGGTGGTCGGGGTCGACGCTGGACCACCACTGTCCCAGGGTGGGCCCGGCACCGGCCCGCGCCGGCCCTTCGTCCGCCGGGCCGGAGAACATGGTCACCTCGCCGCAGGCGGTGTTCATCAGGAAGGCGTCGGACTGGTCGGTGCGCCAGACCCGACCGGCCCCGACCTCCACCTGGTCGACCAGGCAGATCTCGACCGGCTGGTCCGGCCGGGTCCGGGCCAGCCGGGCGGCGGTGCGCTCGGCGACGGCGAGGCCGCGCGGCCCGGAGCCGACGATGACGATCCGGTAGGGACCGCTGCCGCGGCCGAGCGCGGCGGCGGCCCGGTCGTGGCTGTCGGCGGTGTAGCGCAGCATGCCCAGCAGCTGTCCCGAGGTGACCGCCGCCGTCGCCGAGCCGGGGACGGCCAGCGGCATGGCGCCGGTGCGGGCCCAGGCCAGGCGTCCGCTCTCGTCGATGGCGCCCCGGGCCGCGTTGGCGTTGTCGCGGTGCAGGCAGAACGGCACGTCCAGCAGCCCGGCGGCGAACGCCTTGCGCAGCGCCCGGCCGAGGTCCGGGTCGAGTCCGAGGACGGTCTCGACCAGCGACAGGGCCTCGGTGTAGACGCCCTCGTAGTCGACCTGCCGGGCCCAGGGCAGGTCGCAGTCCTCGACGGCCCGGCGGGCGGCCGCGGCCGCCCGCTCCAGCGCGGAGACGTTCTCGGCGACGGTGGGGATCCGGTGGGCCTCGGCCTCGGTCTTGACGATCATCCGCTGGGCGCCGCCGCGCACGGCGATCCGCGCCGAGGCTTCGAGCAGCAGCCCGGCGCCCTCCTCGGTACCCGGGTAGACGCCCATGTAGGTGTAGAGCACCACGTGCCGCTCGACCTGCGGCGGCAGGAACCGGTCGGCCAGGTGGTGCAGGGCGGCCAGGGCCTCGACGTCCTGCACCGCGTTGGTCTGCTGCGCGTAGGACAGCGAGAGCGAGGTCAGGCCGTGCTGGACGAAGAACATCGCCTCCAGCACGCTGATGGCGACCAGCAGCGAGGGCGGGCACATCTGCCCGAGCATGCAGCCGCCGAAGGTCTCCAGGTGGGCGCGCAGGCCGCGGGCGGCGGTGCCCTCCGCGAATCGGCTGGTGGCGTCCGCCCAGGCGGGGACGGACTCGGCCAGCGGCAGCCGGGAGTAGGGGAGGCAGTAGGAGACCGGACCGCCCTCGGAGGCGGAGAGCCCGGAGGCCACCATGGCGTCGAAGATGTGGGCCGGGCGGGCCGAGCCGTGCCGGACCTGGACCGGGATCCGGTTCCCGGTGGCCGCGACCACCAGCGAGGTGACCGCGGGGCCGTGGTTGACGATGGGGAAGCCGTTGAGCGCCTGGCCGGCCCGCAGCGCCGCCTCGGCGCCCGCGATGTCCTCGACCCGGGTGTAGGAGTCGATGGTGAGCGTCCCCAGCGTCCGCGCCCGGGCGGCGGAGACGGCCTGGAGGCCGGCCGCCATCCGGTCCGGGTCCGACATCCCCATCCGGGGCTGGACCACCAGTTGGCC
The Streptacidiphilus albus JL83 genome window above contains:
- a CDS encoding LLM class flavin-dependent oxidoreductase codes for the protein MTITFHWFLPTNGDSRHVVGGGHGTPVTAAGGDRPPTVGYLTQIARAAEDLGFAGALTPTGAWCEDAWLTTAMVSQHTERLKFLVAFRPGFVSPTLAAQMSATFQRQTGGRLLLNVVTGGESREQRAYGDFLDKDARYARTDEFLQIVRELLAGGTADLAGAQLRVEEARLTRPPETAPEIYFGGSSPAAGSVAARRADVYLTWGEPPAQVAGKIAWIRGLAAAEGRTLRFGIRLHVITRDSADQAWAEARRLLDGFDPEVVRSVQQGLALSESEGQRRMLALHGGGRDGLEIHPNLWAGIGLVRGGAGTALVGSHTEVAERIAEYHRLGIDEFILSGYPHLEEAYWFGEGVLPRLAAAGLWTHPAAPAAVPALGAAR
- a CDS encoding iron chaperone, giving the protein MDRAVREYIDAIAPEFRPLFDRLHGLVLRVRPDAELLLSYGMPCYRVGRRRLLLGVWQHGVSVYGWSRSGDAGFTARHPGLTSGRGTVRLRPEDAAEIPDQEFRTLFQAVFDFDG
- a CDS encoding YciI family protein, translated to MLLMQFSEKTADFPGIDTWTADEVKAHIAFMVETNQQLAASGELVDAQGLAMPGTARIVRSRAGGDPVVTEGPFPETKEFLAGFWILECESPERAVELAARVSAAPGPGGAPLNMPIEVRQIMSGPPQEN
- the msrA gene encoding peptide-methionine (S)-S-oxide reductase MsrA; the protein is MSGQSEKAVLAGGCFWGMQDLVRKLPGVTRTRVGYSGGDTPNATYRNHGSHAEAIEIEFDPARTGYRDLLEFFFQIHDPTTVDRQGNDIGASYRSAIYYADEAQRQTALDTIADVDASGLWPGKVVTEVEPLGDFWQAEPEHQDYLERYPAGYTCHFPRPGWKLPRR
- a CDS encoding TetR/AcrR family transcriptional regulator, translating into MSRWEPNARGRLEQAALELYIERGYEQTTVAEIARRAGLTERTFFRHFADKREVLFHGARQLQELLVGSVLDAPVGTAPIEAVAAALDSAGASFQEREEGVRRRQTVISANAELQERELIKLAALSAALAGALRERGVAEPAAGLAAEAGTAVFRISFARWIAGPEGGELRLLIRESFEQLRAVTSAG
- a CDS encoding SDR family oxidoreductase, giving the protein MRFFITGASGWIGSAVVPELVEAGHRVVGLARSDASTAALLAAGAEVRRGTIDDLDVLRSAAADSDGVIHLAFKHDLAFSGGFEAAAEADRLAIETFGEALAGSDRPFTIASGVIGLSPGRLATEADGLADEPSVTALTGGPEQRRRNALATLALADRGVRSSVLRFAPTVHGDGDHGFLAALITVAREKGVSGYVGDGANRWPAVHRSDAAQLVRMAVEQSPAGSTLHAVAEEGVPIREVAEAIGRRLGLPAVSVPPAEAAAHFGWLGAFIGADSPASSALTRELTGWKPTGPGLVEDLEQGHYFRAGSA
- a CDS encoding TetR/AcrR family transcriptional regulator, which produces MDARERLIESTRTLLWERGYDGTSPREIQARAGAGQGSMYHHFQGKSDLALAAIRRTAEELRAEVDRQLGAPGSARSRIAGYLRRGQDVLRGCPIGGLAQDPEIVAAPELQHPLEETLDWLQQRLAEVIAAGQRQGELSAALDPLATAAAIAAVAQGGYVLARAANDPGRFDRAVDGILALLGPPEEPGAVPGSRDPAEGQAEPARK
- a CDS encoding CGNR zinc finger domain-containing protein encodes the protein MTASSEQRFDTGRTCLDLLATVGSRLSNSPVERLDSPDRLVQWLHGAGLVPRADELGRVPGWLEDFRSLRELLHRIIHTELGGQQAEGRDLARLNRIAAAGNPVLQAARESDGSLRAHLRTPIRLDQLLAAVADDAIRLLSSPERDTMRQCEGPTCDLVYLDTSRGHRRRWCSAAACGNRHYVAAHRARKAEA
- a CDS encoding MFS transporter, yielding MAIPVTKANPATTQRTPASAPAQTPAPASRFGPRHRWVILGIGISSQAAFSAAFQGIPTTSTAMLGAYHLSNGTLGIVLSAISLGIAVSEVLWGIWTDKFGERRILLTGLIATGLVLGLMAGVDVPDNGFIPAVGMLGAGLLLVGVLGGSVNGSSGRAVMAWFKDGQRGLAMSLRQTAIPAGGAIGSALLPWLAVSYGFRAVYGVLALFCFVAAAAAYRWMHSPDELGTAVGSAAAQEAVGSPLRNRSIWRLALASGLLTIPQFAILTFVGVFLHDTHHSALVVSSMAIVVVQIGGATARVWSGRWTDKHPGTRRPYVRVVGGGATIALAASAVLTHAPTFAIVAALVVSGILANAWHGVAYTEIAHMAGAQRAGTALGLENTTVFAAGFLAPLMVPLLAGASWSLVWATCAVATLLAMPLAPGKTSGKK
- a CDS encoding cupin domain-containing protein produces the protein MSVETLTSSLPLVARSFATTGLRSEDLDFLPITSDGRTGVSIHRLYSTEETGEGGPAAGIVRYEPGAGAVPHRHEGYEIIYVFEGQLETDGGVHPAGSLLVMEPGSVHAPRSASGAVLLVVWEKPVATL
- a CDS encoding acyl-CoA synthetase, with product MTRGEAEDLRDDDYYAHRRTAAHSLFARQRDLLLELRSDLDAARAAFSWPRPATFNWALEWFDVIAAGSRRPALELVGPDGQAEVITYQQLSARSDQVANWLAGLGVGRGERVMVVLGQQAELWETLLACLKLGAVVIPTYTSLTRAEAADRIGRGRVRHLLARSGSAALFDGVELGTRIAVGEPVAGWADYRDSHRAPLRFVPAGPTRADDTAFAYFTSGTTSAPKLVTHTHASYPIGHLSSLYYNGLVPGDRHLNISAPGWAKHSWSSFFVPFSAEATLVVPPEAVEPGDLPRLLERHRVSSVCAPPSVWARMAGDLGTAAPRLREATSAGEPLPAEVGDAVESAWHVAVRDGYGQTETTALIATTPGMARRPGWLGRPLPGWDIHLDDGAVCVDLTARPVGMMTGYDGDPVRTRQALGTGSYRTGDLAEQGPDGYLRILGRSDDVFKSGGHRVSPYELEAVLQTHPAVRAAAVVPGPHPVLGLAAHAVVELVPGRPARVEELLAHVDAQVTRDLRIHSISFTERLPRTVSGKIRRSAVARPAPAPAPVAVLAPVPFSEGAPAHVR